In Capsicum annuum cultivar UCD-10X-F1 chromosome 11, UCD10Xv1.1, whole genome shotgun sequence, one genomic interval encodes:
- the LOC107847365 gene encoding disease resistance protein RUN1, producing MKGCGFRARIAFDRLTGRSLVKVIDGGDLWMHDQIRDMGRQIVREEGFSDPGKRSRLWDVSDVLSVLQGWKGTQHIQGIILDQQQSTSKIRSAKAITREQFQEVPSFSSALAYIKELYKGQFQNDAKETDEVVLRTEVFDQIVNLRLLKLDNVKLEGNLGKLPSSLKWLQWKRCTLSSYYSNYYPSELAILDLSESQIERIGSWKWTWSRKKVANKLIVMNLSGCHKITAIPDLSMHKALEKLIVERCSNLQKIHRTIGNLKTLRHLNLRDCRNLVEFPGEVSGLKNLEKLILSGCSRLKQLPEDIGKMKSLQELLLDGTAIEKLPSSIFHLTKLERLYLNDCHSFKQLPGLLGNLSALKELSLNGSAVEEIPDSIKHLQNLHTLSLIRCESLASLPHSVGSLKSLANLWLYGSAIEIIPESIGCLYYLRSLLLGKCQYLTALPVSIKGLSSLVELQIDKVPMPSLPDVFYALKSLKTLAIRNCECLGSLPHSIGELLALRTMTITRNGSIMELPESVGKLQNLVILRLTKCKRLCRLPASIGELKNLVHLLMEETAVTVLPETFGMLSSLMILRMGKKPFNQVSQSTEITKTATYGDRETTPIVLPSSFSELSLLEELDVRAWRIVGKIPDDFEKLSSLEFINLGHNDFSYLPSSLKGLHFLKKLFIPHCKWLKALPPLPSSLLEINAANCGALESMYDISELEFLRELNLANCMSLVDIQGIECLKSLKMLHMAGCNVSCASIVRSKLDKVSVKNLDNFSIPGSEIPSWFTPSEVHFSRQKNNEIKAVIIAIVVSVNCAEPDDLRDELPVLANIFAKIVRANRPVFTTGMYLAGVPTTPEDQVYFCRYQDYHQFVSILEDGDIIQVGLGNLPVTGIELKKCGIHLVYENDDDYEGNEESLDESQQSVSERLTRFYGASNRERDILSSNSAQEDGEGEGPQNLFSFVNEIFCALKYLLFRRF from the exons GGAACACAGCATATCCAAGGGATCATCCTGGATCAGCAGCAGAGCACATCAAAGATCAGAAGTGCGAAAGCAATTACTAGAGAGCAATTTCAAGAAGTACCCAGTTTCAGTTCTGCGTTAGCTTACATTAAAGAGTTATACAAAGGTCAATTTCAGAATGATGCAAAAGAAACCGACGAGGTTGTATTGAGGACTGAAGTATTTGATCAAATAGTTAATCTGCGGCTACTCAAACTCGATAATGTGAAACTAGAGGGAAATTTGGGGAAGTTACCTTCTTCACTGAAATGGCTCCAGTGGAAAAGATGCACTCTTTCAAGttattattctaattattatcCAAGTGAACTTGCCATACTTGATCTCTCAGAGAGCCAAATAGAGAGGATTGGAAGCTGGAAATGGACCTGGAGTCGCAAAAAG GTGGCCAACAAATTGATAGTTATGAATCTCTCTGGTTGTCATAAAATAACAGCTATTCCCGATTTGTCCATGCATAAAGCATTGGAAAAGTTGATAGTTGAGCGTTGCAGTAACTTGCAAAAGATTCAcaggacaattgggaatctgaaAACTTTACGTCATTTAAATCTAAGAGATTGCCGCAACCTTGTTGAATTTCCAGGTGAGGTCTCTGGGCTGAAAAATCTTGAAAAGCTGATACTCTCGGGTTGCTCAAGATTGAAACAGCTACCTGAAGATATAGGCAAGATGAAGTCTTTACAGGAACTTCTATTAGATGGGACTGCTATAGAGAAGTTACCTTCAAGTATATTTCACTTAACAAAACTTGAAAGGCTATACTTAAACGACTGCCACTCATTTAAACAACTTCCCGGGTTATTAGGAAATTTAAGTGCTTTGAAGGAACTCTCTCTTAATGGCTCTGCTGTGGAAGAAATACCTGATTCCATTAAACATTTGCAGAACCTTCATACACTAAGCTTAATTAGGTGTGAGTCACTTGCTTCTCTTCCCCATTCTGTTGGCAGCCTCAAATCCTTAGCAAATCTCTGGCTTTATGGCAGTGCAATAGAAATTATACCAGAATCTATTGGTTGTCTATATTATCTTAGGTCCTTATTGCTTGGAAAATGTCAGTATTTGACTGCATTGCCTGTTTCAATTAAAGGATTGTCTTCTTTGGTTGAGCTTCAAATAGATAAGGTTCCAATGCCTAGTCTTCCAGATGTTTTTTATGCCCTTAAATCACTGAAGACTCTTGCGATAAGGAATTGTGAGTGCCTTGGCTCGCTTCCCCACTCCATTGGAGAATTGTTAGCTCTTAGAACAATGACTATAACTAGAAATGGTTCTATCATGGAGCTGCCAGAATCAGTCGGGAAGTTGCAGAATCTTGTCATATTGAGATTGACCAAATGCAAGCGACTGTGCAGACTGCCAGCTTCTATTGGGGAACTGAAGAACTTAGTGCACTTGCTAATGGAGGAGACTGCAGTAACAGTATTACCTGAAACTTTTGGGATGCTATCGAGCTTAATGATTCTGAGGATGGGAAAGAAGCCTTTCAACCAG GTATCACAAAGTACTGAAATCACAAAGACAGCTACCTATGGAGATAGGGAGACGACACCTATTGTGCTTCCTTCATCTTTCTCAGAATTATCCTTGTTAGAAGAACTTGATGTACGTGCATGGAGAATAGTTGGGAAAATacctgatgattttgagaaactATCATCTTTGGAGTTCATCAATCTTGGTCACAATGATTTTTCTTATCTGCCGTCTAGTTTGAAAGGGTTACATTTCTTGAAAAAGCTCTTTATTCCCCATTGCAAATGGCTAAAAGCTCTTCCTCCTCTTCCCTCAAGTTTGCTCGAGATAAATGCTGCAAACTGTGGAGCACTAGAGAGTATGTACGATATCTCAGAATTAGAATTCTTACGTGAGCTAAACCTTGCGAATTGCATGAGTTTGGTTGACATCCAAGGTATTGAATGCTTGAAATCCTTAAAAATGCTACATATGGCTGGATGCAATGTCTCTTGTGCCTCTATTGTTAGAAGCAAGCTTGATAAG GTTTCTGTGAAGAACTTGGATAATTTTAGTATTCCAGGCAGTGAAATTCCAAGTTGGTTTACTCCAAGTGAGGTGCATTTCTCAAGGCAAAAAAACAATGAAATCAAAGCAGTGATTATTGCCATAGTTGTTTCTGTGAATTGTGCTGAGCCAGATGATTTACGGGACGAATTGCCTGTATTAGCTAATATCTTTGCGAAAATTGTTAGAGCAAATAGACCAGTATTTACTACTGGTATGTACTTGGCAGGAGTCCCAACTACGCCCGAGGATCAAGTTTATTTTTGCAGGTATCAAGATTATCATCAATTTGTGTCTATACTCGAAGATGGTGATATAATACAGGTGGGCTTGGGCAACTTACCCGTTACAGGGATTGAACTGAAGAAGTGTGGAATACATTTAGtttatgaaaatgatgatgattatgaaggTAATGAAGAATCATTGGATGAAAGCCAACAATCTGTATCAGAAAGATTAACGAGGTTTTATGGGGCCTCTAACAGAGAGCGCGATATACTCAGTTCGAACTCAGCTCAAGAAGACGGAGAAGGGGAAGGACCACAGAACCTTTTTAGTTTTGTTAATGAGATTTTCTGTGCCTTAAAGTACCTTCTCTTTAGGAGATTTTAA